Proteins from one Panicum virgatum strain AP13 chromosome 7K, P.virgatum_v5, whole genome shotgun sequence genomic window:
- the LOC120640374 gene encoding BTB/POZ and MATH domain-containing protein 1-like codes for MGCCLSAPDAGGGLDDLAPVSGTHQFTIRHYSQTKGIGSGNSILSRYFTVDGRTWFLRFYPDGYTPNSVFVAFYVQTLYKPYCHAVRARFTVQLLKPDGTVAYSRRSDRPCSFDRRCNSWGFRVFVTREAIEGADLGVLYEDSILVRCTVEVFNSRRKDRGGGGGADDRASSAVAGVAMAPHQSDFAANAMRFFKSGRAPFDVKFTVGGTVFEAHGLVVAAQSEWFATALYGRGGEERWAEAGLPCVTISGTTPEAFEGVLHYIYHDDLPEELIKANGEAGMTRQLFEAADMFLIERMKEMCAARLRRFIKDDTVRGILDLAQAHSCKELEQACHTFLGRRRP; via the coding sequence GTCGGcgcccgacgccggcggcgggctggaCGACCTGGCCCCCGTGTCCGGCACCCACCAGTTCACGATCCGGCATTACAGCCAGACCAAAGGCATCGGCTCCGGCAACTCCATCCTCTCCCGCTACTTCACCGTCGACGGCCGCACGTGGTTCCTCCGGTTCTACCCCGACGGCTACACCCCCAACTCGGTGTTCGTCGCCTTCTACGTGCAGACGCTCTACAAGCCGTACTGCCACGCCGTCCGCGCCCGCTTCACCGTCCAGCTCCTCAAGCCCGACGGCACCGTCGCCTACTCGCGGCGCTCCGACCGGCCCTGCAGCTTCGACAGGCGCTGCAACAGCTGGGGCTTCCGCGTGTTCGTCACCCGCGAGGCCATCGAGGGCGCCGACCTGGGCGTCCTCTACGAGGACTCCATCTTGGTGCGCTGCACCGTGGAGGTCTTCAATAGCCGCCGGaaggaccgcggcggcggcggcggcgccgatgaCCGGGCCAgcagcgccgtcgccggcgtcgcgATGGCGCCCCACCAGTCGGACTTCGCGGCGAACGCCATGCGGTTCTTCAAGAGCGGCAGGGCGCCGTTCGACGTCAAGTTCACCGTGGGCGGCACGGTCTTCGAGGCGCACGGGCTGGTGGTCGCGGCGCAGTCCGAGTGGTTCGCGACGGCGCTCTAcgggcgcggcggggaggagaggTGGGCGGAGGCGGGCCTGCCGTGCGTGACCATCTCGGGCACGACCCCGGAGGCGTTCGAGGGCGTGCTCCACTACATCTACCACGACGACCTGCCGGAGGAGCTGATCAAGGCCAACGGCGAGGCCGGCATGACGCGGCAGCTGTTCGAGGCCGCAGACATGTTCCTCATCGAGAGGATGAAGGAGATGTGCGCGGCCCGGTTGCGCCGCTTCATCAAGGACGACACGGTGCGGGGCATCCTGGACCTGGCGCAGGCGCACTCCTGCAAGGAGCTCGAGCAGGCGTGCCACACTTTCTTGGGCCGCCGTAGGCCTTAA